The Deinococcus carri genome contains a region encoding:
- a CDS encoding GerMN domain-containing protein encodes MKRLLSLFNVVSLALLAAAAYAYQEVRQPPSTPKPPPLELEEKRAVQVRVYFTDPQIQSMKPETRTVQVTQENASTLAQAALNAWASGPRASGALRLVPEGTAAPKAWVRGQHYYVNLPAAYQKLRYGTSGERMLLCTLTRTLLEKGGQDVTFLVEGKNVDTLGHLDVREPYTRQDCAD; translated from the coding sequence GTGAAGCGGCTCCTTTCGTTGTTCAACGTGGTCAGCCTCGCGCTGCTGGCCGCCGCCGCCTACGCCTATCAGGAAGTGCGGCAGCCCCCCAGCACCCCCAAGCCCCCCCCGCTGGAGCTGGAGGAAAAACGCGCCGTGCAGGTCCGGGTGTACTTCACCGACCCGCAGATCCAGAGCATGAAGCCCGAGACGCGCACCGTGCAGGTCACGCAGGAAAACGCCAGCACGCTTGCGCAGGCCGCCCTGAATGCCTGGGCCAGCGGCCCCCGGGCCTCCGGTGCGCTGCGCCTGGTCCCCGAGGGCACGGCTGCCCCCAAGGCCTGGGTGCGCGGCCAGCACTACTACGTGAACCTCCCGGCGGCCTACCAGAAGCTCCGGTACGGCACCAGCGGCGAGCGGATGCTGCTGTGTACCCTCACCCGCACGCTGCTCGAAAAGGGCGGTCAGGACGTGACCTTCCTGGTCGAGGGCAAGAACGTGGACACCCTGGGCCACCTCGACGTGCGCGAGCCGTACACCCGGCAGGACTGTGCGGACTAG
- the smpB gene encoding SsrA-binding protein SmpB, producing MRRVYTNRRAHHEYELLERFEAGISLTGSEVKSVRAGGVDFRDAFARLTNGNIELEGLYIPTYTEATYNNHEPRRTRRLLLHREEIGKLKRALEQKGLTLVPTRLYQKGRVFKVELALARGKKLHDKRRAEAEKTVRRELREL from the coding sequence ATGCGCCGCGTGTACACGAACCGCCGCGCACACCACGAATATGAGCTTTTGGAGCGCTTCGAGGCGGGCATCAGTCTGACGGGCAGCGAGGTCAAGAGCGTCCGGGCGGGCGGCGTGGACTTCCGGGATGCGTTCGCGCGTCTCACGAACGGCAATATCGAGCTGGAGGGCCTCTACATTCCGACCTACACCGAAGCGACCTACAACAACCACGAGCCGCGCCGCACCCGCCGCCTGCTGCTGCACCGCGAGGAAATCGGCAAGCTCAAGCGCGCGCTGGAGCAAAAGGGCCTGACGCTGGTGCCCACCCGGCTCTACCAGAAGGGCCGCGTCTTCAAGGTGGAACTGGCCCTCGCGCGCGGCAAGAAGCTGCACGACAAGCGCCGCGCCGAGGCCGAGAAGACCGTGCGCCGGGAGCTGCGCGAGCTATGA
- a CDS encoding N-acetylmuramoyl-L-alanine amidase, producing MRWRFTRPLLLAGLLLGAGLAGAQIAFTRLNLAGQQVQSINLYGAEYASQSVLDEVLSVTRDGGLVRVQGYGHTLLLPIDEDQQRATTDFNTVQLDTERVKARSATLVNGNLYLPLDTLARGLGASYQAGNFRLVPATLQGVSSRAGKDSDRLVLDLSRDVSFTDELRGTTVTVTLKGVQGEARRYTTRGAFVPQAEVTRSGDDLKLTFTLPPGSGYRVYPVVRPGGARLVVDAGPGVPYTAPALLERISRPLIVLDPARVSGLGRDVTLEVARRAAELLNKAGWQVKLTRDAQSALGQDQKLALARRSDVYLALDLGRFPGSPRGGVTVYEPTGRAPAQIVNAVRNGAQAPYIDLAVGDGGGTRRLSELLRGELKGGGVTARSENVTRSLTLSEAPEASLLLELGWASNAEDRAKLGVDDRLQAMSVAVARSIATYLTARAANAGRAVPAGQNGAGQ from the coding sequence ATGAGGTGGCGCTTCACCAGGCCCCTGCTGCTGGCGGGGCTGCTGCTGGGGGCGGGGCTGGCGGGCGCGCAGATCGCCTTTACCCGGCTGAACCTCGCCGGGCAGCAGGTGCAGAGCATCAACCTCTACGGGGCCGAGTACGCCAGCCAGAGCGTGCTGGACGAGGTGCTGAGCGTGACCCGCGACGGCGGGCTGGTGCGGGTGCAGGGCTACGGCCACACGCTGCTGCTCCCCATTGACGAGGATCAGCAGCGGGCCACCACCGACTTCAACACGGTGCAGCTCGACACCGAGCGGGTCAAGGCCCGCTCCGCGACGCTGGTCAACGGGAACCTGTACCTGCCGCTCGACACGCTGGCGCGGGGGCTGGGGGCCAGCTACCAGGCCGGGAACTTCCGGCTGGTGCCCGCGACCCTCCAGGGCGTGAGCAGCCGTGCAGGCAAGGACAGCGACCGGCTGGTGCTCGACCTCAGCCGCGACGTGTCCTTTACCGACGAGCTGCGCGGCACCACCGTGACTGTCACCCTGAAGGGCGTGCAGGGCGAGGCACGGCGCTACACGACGCGCGGGGCCTTTGTGCCCCAGGCAGAGGTGACCCGCAGCGGCGACGACCTCAAGCTCACCTTCACCCTGCCGCCGGGCAGCGGCTACCGCGTCTATCCCGTGGTCCGCCCCGGTGGCGCGCGGCTGGTCGTGGACGCGGGGCCGGGCGTGCCCTACACGGCCCCCGCCCTGCTGGAGCGCATCTCGCGGCCCCTGATCGTGCTGGACCCCGCCCGCGTGAGTGGCCTGGGCCGCGACGTGACGCTGGAGGTGGCCCGCCGCGCCGCCGAGCTGCTCAACAAGGCCGGCTGGCAGGTCAAGCTCACCCGCGACGCCCAGAGCGCGCTGGGGCAGGACCAGAAGTTGGCCCTGGCCCGGCGCAGCGACGTGTATCTGGCCCTCGATCTGGGGCGCTTTCCCGGAAGTCCGCGCGGGGGTGTCACCGTATACGAACCGACCGGGCGCGCCCCGGCCCAGATTGTCAATGCTGTCCGCAACGGTGCCCAGGCCCCCTATATCGACCTCGCCGTCGGGGACGGGGGCGGCACACGGCGGCTCAGCGAGCTGCTGCGCGGCGAGTTGAAGGGCGGGGGCGTCACGGCCAGGAGCGAGAACGTCACCCGCTCGCTGACCCTGAGTGAGGCTCCCGAGGCCTCGCTGCTGCTGGAGCTGGGCTGGGCCAGCAACGCCGAGGACCGCGCCAAACTGGGCGTGGATGACCGCCTCCAGGCAATGTCGGTGGCGGTGGCGCGCTCGATTGCCACCTACCTGACGGCCCGCGCCGCCAACGCTGGCCGGGCGGTCCCCGCGGGCCAGAACGGAGCGGGACAGTGA